From a region of the Sorex araneus isolate mSorAra2 chromosome 10, mSorAra2.pri, whole genome shotgun sequence genome:
- the GCNT3 gene encoding beta-1,3-galactosyl-O-glycosyl-glycoprotein beta-1,6-N-acetylglucosaminyltransferase 3, protein MKMIWWKKVCRQHYLWALCCYVLLAIVALKLTLRLKCDFSSLDLDSTGFQSRYCRDSLYNSLKLPAQRSINCSRIIQGDQEAVIEALLNNLAMKKTRVPLTDTDYLNMTKDCKQFKANRRFLEFPLSKEELDFPIAYSIVIHEKIENFERLLRAVYVPQNIYCVHVDEKSPETYKQAVKAIISCFPNVFLASKLVRVVYASWSRVQADLNCMEDLLQSPVPWKYFLNTCGTDFPIKTNAEMVLALKMLKGKNSLESELPSEYKKNRWKYHFEVTDSLHQTNKMKDPPPENLPMFTGNAYMVASRAFVQQVLENPKSRRLIEWVKDTYSPDEHLWATLQRAPWMPGSVPYHSKFHISDMAAIARLVKWQGHEGNISMGAPYEPCSGIHQRGICIYGVGDLHWMLQNHHLFANKFDPNVDNNALQCLEEYLRHKAIYRTDL, encoded by the coding sequence ATGAAGATGATTTGGTGGAAGAAAGTCTGCCGGCAGCATTATCTGTGGGCCCTGTGCTGCTATGTGCTGCTGGCCATTGTTGCTCTAAAACTCACTCTACGGTTGAAATGTGACTTTAGTTCCCTGGACCTGGACTCCACAGGCTTTCAAAGCCGGTACTGTAGGGACAGCTTGTACAACTCCCTGAAACTGCCAGCACAGAGATCTATTAACTGTTCTAGAATCATCCAAGGGGACCAGGAAGCAGTGATCGAAGCTCTTCTGAACAACCTGGCGATGAAGAAAACACGGGTGCCTCTTACAGACACTGATTACCTCAACATGACTAAAGATTGTAAGCAATTTAAGGCCAACAGGAGGTTCTTGGAGTTTCCATTGAGCAAAGAAGAGTTAGACTTTCCTATTGCATATTCTATAGTGATCCATGAGAAGATTGAGAACTTTGAAAGGCTGCTGAGAGCTGTGTATGTCCCGCAGAACATATACTGTGTGCACGTGGATGAGAAGTCACCAGAAACCTACAAACAGGCAGTCAAAGCAATTATTTCTTGCTTCCCCAATGTCTTCTTGGCCAGTAAGTTGGTTCGGGTGGTTTATGCCTCCTGGTCCAGGGTACAGGCTGATTTGAACTGTATGGAAGACCTGCTGCAGAGTCCAGTGCCATGGAAGTACTTCCTGAACACTTGCGGGACAGACTTTCCTATAAAGACCAACGCAGAGATGGTCCTGGCCCTCAAGATGCTGAAAGGGAAGAACAGCTTGGAGTCAGAATTACCTAGTGAGTACAAAAAAAACCGCTGGAAATATCACTTTGAGGTGACAGACAGCTTGCACCAAACCAACAAGATGAAGGACCCACCCCCTGAAAATTTGCCCATGTTCACAGGGAATGCCTATATGGTGGCTTCTCGCGCCTTTGTCCAACAAGTCTTAGAGAACCCTAAGTCCCGAAGGCTAATTGAATGGGTAAAAGACACATACAGCCCTGATGAACACCTCTGGGCTACTCTTCAGCGCGCACCCTGGATGCCTGGCTCCGTCCCCTACCACTCCAAGTTTCACATCTCAGACATGGCTGCCATTGCCCGGCTGGTTAAGTGGCAGGGCCATGAAGGCAACATCAGCATGGGGGCACCTTATGAACCTTGCTCTGGAATCCATCAGCGTGGCATTTGTATTTATGGGGTTGGGGACCTGCACTGGATGCTCCAGAACCATCACCTGTTCGCCAACAAGTTTGACCCAAATGTGGATAATAATGCTCTTCAGTGTTTAGAAGAGTACTTACGACATAAGGCCATATACAGAACTGATCTCTAA